The DNA window GCGATGCTCTCTATCGAAATGCCAGCGGAAATCAACAGGGTTCCGAAGGTGTGCCGGGCTTGGTGATGGGAGAGATTTTCTTCAAACTCCAGTGCGTTACCGATGGAATGCACCTCATGCCAAAGTATATCACGGATGGGCAAAGGGAAAACGGGGTTGGTATCATCGGTCGTGTTGTAAAGCGACAATATACGCTCTGCCACGGGATGCAACGGAACAAATGCTTCCACGTTGGTCTTACCTCTTTTTTTGCGGATATATTTCCTGCCGTCCGCAGCCTCCCCGATATGGTGCGGATAGAGCCGGTGTATATCCACATACGCCAGACCGCAGAAACTCGAAAAGATAAACATACGCCGTGCCAATTCCATGTTACTGTCCTCAAACGGAGTTGCCATCAGGCGTTTCAATTCGTTACGGCTGATATGTTTCAGCTTTGGAGGATTCTTCTTTTCATATTCCACGTCCTCGATAGGGTTGGCACGTATGATTTCCCTGTCCACTGCAAGATACAACAACCTGTTGAGCCAGCACAGGCACTTGTTCATCTTGTCTGTGCTGCATCCCAAGTCCTTTAACAGGAATGTCTTGTAATCGTTGCCGAACCCTTCCGTTATTTCCTCCAACGGTATATCCTGCATGTCATACACCGATTCTATGTACAGCCTGATACAGTCCTGAAGGATAATGGATTGTCGGTAAGTGGAACGTGATTGTATCTCGACAGAGCGTTTCTTCAACCTCTCCAGCTCTTGTTTGCCTGTTTGTAACAGGGTTGTGGGCAACGAGCTTTCCGCCACTATGGTATTTTTCAGCAATTCCGCACTGACAACACCCTGTTCTTTCAGTATGGTGCCGTATGTATCTTCAATGTGTTGGCGATATTGGCTTAACCGTCCGTTTGTACGAACGTCCTTTACCTCGCCCTTTTTACTGTTCCAATCATCTGGATTGCAATAAATACCCGTGGAAAGCACCGCCTGCTTGCCATCTATGGAGATTCTGCACCAAATGGCGGTCGTACCATCAGCTTTCACCTTGCTGCGGTTGATGTAATAGAGTTGTTTGAATGTACTGCGCATAACTGATTATCTTATTGAACTTGATTAAATAGTTGCATCAGAGAACAAGCACCAAGTCTTTGGTCGCTTCGATAAATGTGTCCATGTCCTCAAAAAGTTTCTTCGGAGTCACACGGGCGTAAATTTGCGTTGTCTGGATATTGGTGTGTCCCAACATTCGGCTGATGGTTTCGATAGGTACACCCTCTTCAAGCGTTATTAGGCTTGCGAAACTATGGCGTCCGACATGATAGACGATATCGGTTTTGATTCCTGCCAGTACACGGATGCTCTTCATGTTGGCTCTCAACACGCGGTAGTCCTGAACAGGCAGAAGTGTTTCCCGTGATTCGTCCTTGTATTTGTCCAATAGGGCAATCGCTTCGGGAAGCAGTTTCATCCGTGCGAGGTACTCGTTTTTCTTGCGGTGGTATTTCAGCCACAGGTTCCCGTCATCGTCGGAAAAGAGATTGTCCCGCGTGATGGACACGGTATCGGCATACGCTGTTCCGGTGTAGCAGGCAAACAGGAACAGGTCACGGGTGAGGGCAAGCGAGGGCCTGCGGCGCACGGATATTTCCACGTCACGTACTTTCACAAACTCCTCCCGTGTGAGTGCCTTCAGTGCGCTGATTTCCTGTTTCGGCAGCTTGAAGTTGCAGAAGAAATAGCGTTCGGAATGTCCCTCCTTGTAGGCGATGCGGCATACCTTCTTCAAAAGGGCAAGGTAATGGCGCACGGATTGCAGGGATTGTTTCTTCTCATCGAGCACATAGTCCTGAAAATCCCAGATGAACCGCTCGTAAAGTTGCCCGAAGGCGACATCCTCCGTCTTGAATCTCTCACGGATGAACCCTGCGAGAATCTGCCGTGTGTAGTAATACTTGGAGTATGTCCCCTCGGCACGGTCGATGCCTATACGCGATTTCAAGTCCTCGTTGATACGGTCAAACTGTTTCAACAGGGTCATCTGCTTATCCATGCTCCCCTGAAACATGTCCTTGACTGCCGTAGCGTCAAACTCCTGCTTGCGCTCCAACAGAGAATCAAATGCGGAATTGATGGCAAGCAGCAGTTTCTCAATCTTGGCGTTGGTTTCAACCGCCTCTTTGCTCTTTCCGTTCAGACGGCTTTCACGGGGATTCCATAATTCGGGAGTGCAGGACAGCTTACATCCGAACTGTGTCATTGTGCGGTTTACCGTGATGCGTCCCATGATGGGAGCCTTTCCCGATTTGTCCAGTCCGCTCTTTTTGAGGTAGAGCAACACCTTGAATTTTTCTACTTTCATACGCTTATATTTTTTAGTGCAAAATTACTTGCCGTATAAGCGTTCCTTGATATGCAAAACATTGTGTATGAGCGCAAACAAAACGGTGAGGGTTTCTTTTCATTGCCTGCCGTTACCTATTCCCGTTTCGGTAACTGCCCGGCTAACGGTTTGGTAACAGAACAACCTCAATATTCCGTTGCCGTTTGCATTTTCTATACTTGGCAGAATGCTGAAACAAAGCTCATTTCAAACGGTTTACGTTTTATATTTACCTGTTCGCTTTCCCTTGCAGAACCTATCACTTTCCATATCGGTCGGCATACATTCGCTACTCTTTCGCTGAGTAACCATGTTCCGATTGAAAGCATCTCGAAGATGCTCGGTCATTCCGACATACGGACAACTCAGATCTACGCTAAAATGCAGGACAAGACCATATATGAGGATATGGCAACAATGCGCAACAAATTTGACTGCGCCATGATGAACTGACAGCAGACAGTGGGAAAGAAAAATAACGGCAACCGGGCTATCAGCTTGGCTGCCGTTATTGTTTCAGTCGAATTTGGGTCGGTAGGGGTCAAGCCGAAATTCCGGTGCATTTGTTAAAATTCGAGAGCTGAAATGTTAAAGTTTAGGCGTAGAGTTTGACGAGCCGGAAGATAAAGAAATCACGGTCACGGACCCCTCGCATCTGCGAACGGAAGATTTTGACTTTGGAGTTGAATGCTTCGGCCGAGGCATTAGTTGCGCGACGTCGGAAATAATTGAGGATAGTTGGGGCGTGGTTCTTGAACGTCTTGATGACAGAGCGGAAGTTGTTGTTGCCCAATGCCATTACTTTTTCATACCACTTGTTCATCCGACCCATTGCTTTGGTGGGTGATATCTTTGCGTTGAAGATTTGGCGCATTTCCATAGCCAGATGGTATGCAGCTTTCAGTATCGGATAGTGTTTGAACAGAATGTTTGCGCGATGACGCTGTATGTCAGTCCATTTGTTCTGCGACATCATCAGGGTGTGCTTGCTGCGGGCAAGGATCTGGCGCATGGTCTCGCCGTTGGAATATGTAATTGGAGGCTCTGATTTGTCACGGCTGTTGTCTTCGGCAATGAGCTGTCGGCGGATGTCTATGCGAATTTTGTCGACAGCCTCGTTATAGACCTGCTGCACATGGAAGCGGTCGTTAACGACGTGGGCGTTGTAGAATACCTCGGCGGCTATCAGCATCATCGAGGGCGACAGATCGCATGTGACCTCCCTGACTTTTCGTCTCAGGGTCTTGCCCATCGCTCCGATGAGTATGGAGGTACAACCATCCGCGATAGCATATTGACGAACTCCGAAAGAGAGTTGTATCTTTGTCGACAAAAAGAATCATGGGTTATAACAAGTCTTTGTCCGATGTCTATTCAGAGACATGGACGCGTTACAAGAATCAATGCGAGACAGACGGCTATATCGCATTGAACCGTTTCTGTGCCGGTACCGGCGTCAACGTCCAGCGGCTTTATGAGTGGCTTCGGCGCCGCAAAATCAGCATAAGCGATTATCAACGCAGTCTGCCGGAGAGACCGGATTCGTCGCGGGAAGGTGGCGGGCCGTTATTCCGGGAGGTTAAGGTTCCCGGTATTCAGGTTGCGGATGAGAGCCGGGATGTCGGTGCCACCAGTGTCGTGCGTGACGTGCACATCGAACTCGGTTGGGGCCGAGGCGTGAGTCTGGGAGAGATAAGCGCGGAGGGGCTGGCGCTTCTGGTGGATGTCATGACACGCAGGAGTGATGTGGAGTCTTGAGGCGGATATGCGGCTCTGGGTATGCCGGCAGCCGGTATCGATGCGCTACGGCATCCGGGGTCTGGCCCAGATGGTGTGGTCGTGGAAGGGGCATTCTCCGGCATCGGGCGATGTGTATGTGTTTTTCTCAAAGGACCGCAAGACCATGAAGGCGTTGAAATGGGATGGCGACGGATTTTTGATGTACACAAAAAGACTGTCGCGAGGCCGTTTCCGGGAGGTGCTCAAAAAGGGCGATGACGGCGTGCGCAGGCTCCAATGGGACGATTTCTATATGCTGATGAGGGGCCTCACGCCTGTGAAGGTGATGGTCGAAAATCGCTTCAGAATGGCCGTAAAATAAGGCTTAATAATTTGTTAATCAAATAAATAAATGGCGTGGAAAGTTGCAAATGTCAGATATTTTTTGTAACTTTACACCATGAAAAAGAACGAGTTGATAGAGTTTCTGCAACGTCAGATCGAGTTCCTTCAAGGGCGGCTCGACGAGGCGTTGGCCTCTGTCAGCTCGCTTACTTTATCCAATGAAAAGCTGCAGTCGACCAACGAGAAGCTTGTGGCGACTGTAGATGAACTGCGCAAGCAAATGGCCTCAATGGAGGAGGCTATGAAAGGCAAAAGTGCGGAACTGAGCAAAGAGAAAGCCGCGCGTCAGGCAGTGCAGCGTCTGCAGGGCTCGCCGTCGGAGCGTCAGAAGAAACCGGTGACGACTCCTGCCACATCCGAAACTCGACAGCAGAAGCCAGAGAAGAAACGTACCAACAACGGCGCCAAAAGGAAGACGCATCCGGAGTGTGAGGTGGAGACCATTATAGTGGAGCCTGACAGTCCGGACTTCAATCCCGAGGCGGCGACGTTTATCGGCGAGTGCGATGTCGTGCGCTACGTCATGGAGCCGATGCGCTTCAAAAAAATTATCTACAAGGTCAGAAAATACGTGCAGGACGAGAAAATATACAAAGGTTCCGCACCCGCCACACCGCTGCTTAACTCGCAGTATACATCTTCCTTCATAGCCGGACTCGCCGAGCTACGCTATCTCCACTGCATGCCACTTGAAAATGCTGTCGAATACTTCCGTGCCCACGGCTTCGACCTTGACAAAGGCACCGCACAGAAGCTCGTAAGTAAGGTAAGGGTACATCTGGAAAATCTATACAAGGCGCTGGGTCAGGCAATAGTCGCGGACAATTATATCTGCGGTGACGAGACCTATCAGAAAGTGCGGCTGCAGGTGGCAACTCCTTCGGGAAGAAAGATCAAGAAAGGCTACATATGGGTGTTCGTCGGCATGACAACCGGGCTTGTGTACTTCTTCTATGACGACGGCTCCCGCTCGGCCGAAGTCTTCGAGCAACACATAAAAGGCTTCAACGGAGCCTTCCAGTGCGACTATTACTCGGGATACCGGCATATCGGAATCGGTGGGATGAGCGGGATAAAACGCTTGCCATGCCTGCAGCACATCAAGCGAAAGTTTCTCGATCTGAAAGACAATCCAAAGGCGCAGGAAATAGCAAAGCTCTTCGGACTCCTTTACCACTTCGAGCATCAGCACCGCATAGGCAAAGACGGATGGACGGCGGGAAAGCACCTTGAGTGGAGACAACGATACTCCAAGGTGATGCTCGAGAAAATCCGCATGAGACTGACAGCAGTCAAAGACCGCATCGGCGTGCCACCCGACGACCCGCTGCTCGCCGCCACCGAACATGCACTCAAACAATGGGACGAGATACCACGCATCTTTGCCTCACCCACCTACAGACTCGACAACAACGAAGTCGAGCGAATCAACCGCTACATATCCCTGACCCGTCGCCGACTTACAATCGGCTCCCACTCCGGAGCCGAAGCCGCCGCCCTGTACCACTCTCTTGCGATCACCTGCCACCGCTGCGGAGTCAACGTCTTCGACTACTTCTGCGACATAATCGACCGATGTGCCGCATGGCCGCCAAACACCCCGATCGAAAAATACCGCGACCTGCTTCCCGACCGCTGGAAACTCTCACAAAAATAGCCGCCCAAAACCTGGACGGCTATTTTTTTAAGCTATACCTGCTGTCGCGGACGGTTGTACCAACCTCTTTGGCTTATTGGGGAATTTTCAGCGTTGCTTGCAATGCGGCTCGGACAAATTCCCTAATAAGCTACGGCATTTTCCGTTGGTAAATATCCGTGCGGCTGCAAGCATACCTCTCCCTACATTTTCAGCCCTCGTTTTTTCGGTGGCTGCATCATCCGCCTTGCGGATTGGACTTGCTTCTCCTGCTTTATCGGCTCTGCCGATTGGAACAAGGGCTTACCGCACAGGTAGTCGTTCAGGTCTTTGTACCCGTTGTAGTTTTGGGAGAAGTCCCTGATACGTCCGGCAAACTCTCCTGCCAGTTCCCAATACGCTTTCCGTCCTGCCTCGTCATTGTCGAGCAGACTGTGTATGCGCTCGTACCCGTGCAGCACGTCTATGGCTTTGGATACGTTGGAAACGGAATTGAGAATAACGTAATCCTGCCTGTCAAGGTTGGGCATGGTCGGGCAGTTCTTCATCCGCAAGGTGAGGAATGAAAGATAGTCCGTCATCCCCTCAAACACGAGGCATTTCTCTCTCGGCTCTCCCGACTGTCGGATATGGCTGATGTCCTTCGGGGCGATACAGCCCTTGAAGAAACGGTTGCGCACTTCATAGCCTCCTGCCACATTCGGGAACCCTATGGCGAAATAAGGTTTACCGTTGTGGACGAAGTGCAGTTCCTTACATTCCGCTTGCGCCAATGCGGTGTTTATTCCACACTCCTGCAAGTAACGGAGCAATGCAGGGTGCGTGAGTTCTCTCACTTCCAAATGTTGGAAACTCGGTTCGGATGCCTGCTGGCGAAAAGAGAAAGACACGGGACGGACGTGCGGTGCTTGTTCCGCTATCTTGCCAAGCAGGTAAGGCACATAGTCCGAACCGTAAAGCTCCTGCGCCAAAGCGATGATGTTGCCGCCCTTGCCTGTTCCGAAGTCGTACCATTGGTTGAGTTCGGTGTTCACCTTGAACGATGCTTCCGTTTCCTCCCTGAACGGTGATTTGTACCAAAGGCTTTTGCCCTGCTGCTTGACGGGGTTGTAGCCCAAACTTTGCAGATAGTCTGCGATATGTATCTTCTTTGCTTCCTGTGTAGTCATAATCTTCCTATGGTTTTAATGGTGAATGAAAATCGTTGATTCGTTGAATGGTATATGTAAGATACTTATATCCAAATAGATATATTCTCAACATCCGCTCAACAAACCACTCGCCAAAAGAGAAACAGACAATCGCTCGTGGCTTTATGACTCAACTTCTCTTTTGGTCTGTTGAGATTTTGTTGAGAGTGTATATTGTTTATTATCAGTATGGTTATATCCTTATTCAACAATTCAACAAAAAGACAATGGATTTACAGCGTTTCAAGCTGCTGCCTTGTGACGGTATAGAAGCGTCCCACTCTCCTTATCGGCTCATACCGACACTCCCGATTGTAGTTCAGTTGGTAGGTGGTGTATGTAAGTCCGTTCGGTGCAGGTGTGAGCTTCCAGCACTCCTGCAATACCTTTCTTACTTGGTATTTCTCCGCCTTGACATAGTACAACCGTCCGCGACAGCAGGTATAGCTTAAAAAAATAGCCGTCCAGGTTTTGGGCGGCTATTTTTGTGAGAGTTTCCAGCGGTCGGGAAGCAGGTCGCGGTATTTTTCGATCGGGGTGTTTGGCGGCCATGCGGCACATCGGTCGATTATGTCGCAGAAGTAGTCGAAGACGTTGACTCCGCAGCGGTGGCAGGTGATCGCAAGAGAGTGGTACAGGGCGGCGGCTTCGGCTCCGGAGTGGGAGCCGATTGTAAGTCGGCGACGGGTCAGGGATATGTAGCGGTTGATTCGCTCGACTTCGTTGTTGTCGAGTCTGTAGGTGGGTGAGGCAAAGATGCGTGGTATCTCGTCCCATTGTTTGAGTGCATGTTCGGTGGCGGCGAGCAGCGGGTCGTCGGGTGGCACGCCGATGCGGTCTTTGACTGCTGTCAGTCTCATGCGGATTTTCTCGAGCATCACCTTGGAGTATCGTTGTCTCCACTCAAGGTGCTTTCCCGCCGTCCATCCGTCTTTGCCTATGCGGTGCTGATGCTCGAAGTGGTAAAGGAGTCCGAAGAGCTTTGCTATTTCCTGCGCCTTTGGATTGTCTTTCAGATCGAGAAACTTTCGCTTGATGTGCTGCAGGCATGGCAAGCGTTTTATCCCGCTCATCCCACCGATTCCGATATGCCGGTATCCCGAGTAATAGTCGCACTGGAAGGCTCCGTTGAAGCCTTTTATGTGTTGCTCGAAGACTTCGGCCGAGCGGGAGCCGTCGTCATAGAAGAAGTACACAAGCCCGGTTGTCATGCCGACGAACACCCATATGTAGCCTTTCTTGATCTTTCTTCCCGAAGGAGTTGCCACCTGCAGCCGCACTTTCTGATAGGTCTCGTCACCGCAGATATAATTGTCCGCGACTATTGCCTGACCCAGCGCCTTGTATAGATTTTCCAGATGTACCCTTACCTTACTTACGAGCTTCTGTGCGGTGCCTTTGTCAAGGTCGAAGCCGTGGGCACGGAAGTATTCGACAGCATTTTCAAGTGGCATGCAGTGGAGATAGCGTAGCTCGGCGAGTCCGGCTATGAAGGAAGATGTATACTGCGAGTTAAGCAGCGGTGTGGCGGGTGCGGAACCTTTGTATATTTTCTCGTCCTGCACGTATTTTCTGACCTTGTAGATAATTTTTTTGAAGCGCATCGGCTCCATGACGTAGCGCACGACATCGCACTCGCCGATAAACGTCGCCGCCTCGGGATTGAAGTCCGGACTGTCAGGCTCCACTATAATGGTCTCCACCTCACACTCCGGATGCGTCTTCCTTTTGGCGCCGTTGTTGGTACGTTTCTTCTCTGGCTTCTGCTGTCGAGTTTCGGATGTGGCAGGAGTCGTCACCGGTTTCTTCTGACGCTCCGACGGCGAGCCCTGCAGACGCTGCACTGCCTGACGCGCGGCTTTCTCTTTGCTCAGTTCCGCACTTTTGCCTTTCATAGCCTCCTCCATTGAGGCCATTTGCTTGCGCAGTTCATCTACAGTCGCCACAAGCTTCTCGTTGGTCGACTGCAGCTTTTCATTGGATAAAGTAAGCGAGCTGACAGAGGCCAACGCCTCGTCGAGCCGCCCTTGAAGGAACTCGATCTGACGTTGCAGAAACTCTATCAACTCGTTCTTTTTCATGGTGTAAAGTTACAAAAAATATCTGACATTTGCAACTTTCCACGCCATTTATTTATTTGATTAACAAATTATTAAGCCTTATTTTACGGCCATTCTGAAGCGATTTTCGACCATCACCTTCACAGGCGTGAGGCCCCTCATCAGCATATAGAAATCGTCCCATTGGAGCCTGCGCACGCCGTCATCGCCCTTTTTGAGCACCTCCCGGAAACGGCCTCGCGACAGTCTTTTTGTGTACATCAAAAATCCGTCGCCATCCCATTTCAACGCCTTCATGGTCTTGCGGTCCTTTGAGAAAAACACATACACATCGCCCGATGCCGGAGAATGCCCCTTCCACGACCACACCATCTGGGCCAGACCCCGGATGCCGTAGCGCATCGATACCGGCTGCCGGCATACCCAGAGCCGCATATCCGCCTCAAGACTCCACATCACTCCTGCGTGTCATGACATCCACCAGAAGCGCCAGCCCCTCCGCGCTTATCTCTCCCAGACTCACGCCTCGGCCCCAACCGAGTTCGATGTGCACGTCACGCACGACACTGGTGGCACCGACATCCCGGCTCTCATCCGCAACCTGAATACCGGGAACCTTAACCTCCCGGAATAACGGCCCGCCACCTTCCCGCGACGAATCCGGTCTCTCCGGCAGACTGCGTTGATAATCGCTTATGCTGATTTTGCGGCGCCGAAGCCACTCATAAAGCCGCTGGACGTTGACGCCGGTACCGGCACAGAAACGGTTCAATGCGATATAGCCGTCTGTCTCGCATTGATTCTTGTAACGCGTCCATGTCTCTGAATAGACATCGGACAAAGACTTGTTATAACCCATGATTCTTTTTGTCGACAAAGATACAACTCTCTTTCGGAGTTCGTCAATATGCTATCGCGGATGGTTGTACAATTATAAGAATAAACAGGGGGGCATTGGCGAGGCGACCTTGCATGCCAATTATACTGATAAATTCGGAATACTTCGGTTGATAGAATGTGATATGGATCAGACTGTAAGACAAAGAAATCTGAACACCGGCGGAACTGCATCTATAATCGCCGTTGCAGTGCCTCATTTTATGTTCAACCTCAACGGCGGCTTCGATGCGCAATGGCAGCAGGCTAAAACGGAACTGAATCTGGCTGAAAATCTTACATCAGGAAATCAACGAACTTGGCAGTTAGGTGCCAACATCACACCTAAGTTCTTTCTGCATTACGGTCAGCGATTCCAATGGCTGATATACATGCCTGTCGGTTTTGAATATTATACATCGACAGACGGAGAATGGGAATATGACAAAATGTTCTTTTCGTTCAAACCTTACACAAATCTCACTTTCAAACCATCGGAGCGTTTGTCTTTTGCGTTGACATCAACCTGCGAGGAATCTATGCCCGCAGCCCTTTCCCTCATGGCACAGAGGCGATATATTGATTATCGTACTTCTATTTCGAATCCGTACCAACTTGAGGCTAAAATCAACAGGACTATAAAAACGGCCTTAAGTGCAAGTTACCAAAGCGTGCTCGATATGCTGTTTGGAGGTGTGACATTAACACATGCTTATTCCTATAATAGCTTATCCAATGGATATGATGTGACTGACGATATTATCGAGTATATAAGACTGCCGTATGCCACAAGTGGTAATATCTGGCAGGGAGACCAGACATTTTCCAAAGGATTTTTCAAATGGAATTCCAAGATAAGCGAATCGTTTACAATCGGCTCAAGTCAGAATGAGTTTTATGTCGATGATGCCATGCACAGAGGGCGAAGCAATTATCTGCGAGCGAACATTTCCTTTACAGCTTCTTTCGCCCGATGGATTACTTTTGAGACTTCAAATGAATTTTCATTATCCAAGACATTTACCGACGGTATAGCCAACGGAAATGCGAAACATACATTCACCAATTCAACATCTTTCGTTATCTGGCCCTGTAAGCAACTTAGCCTGATGCCGACTGTAATGTATTATTATAACGACTATTCAGCGAGTTATAGAAACAATACTTTCCTCAACTGCAATATAGAATATTCCTTAGGGAACGCAATATTATCCCTCAAATGTAGCAATTTGTTGGATTGCAGAATATTTCGCCGCTATAATGATAACGGAATCATACAGTATTCAAGTCAATATAGTCTGCGTGGCCGTACAATCATGCTTGGCATTAGATTCAGCATAAAATAACAACTATGAAAATTATCAACTAAAAAAACACCAATATGAGAATGATTAAAAAGACACTTTTAGCTTTAGCATCTTTAATGATGCTCTCATGTGTGTATGTCTCAGCACAGGTCACAGTTACCTATGCAATGGATACACCGACATTCACACTTGCCCATGAGGATACCGACAAAGCACAAGCACTTGACTCCTGTTATCTAACAATCACCTATCGATTCAAATACAAGGCAACTGAGAAAGACGATTCGCTCAGTCAAGAAGACCTGATGGATCTGCAACTCGGACGTAAATACAACGCCTTCTTCAGTCGCAATCTCCGTGATCTTGACATCCGGAACACTAAAGAACTCAAAACCACAATGCAATTCCAGACCGTGCCGGAGAATTATGTCGGATTTGACCTTCTTGTCAATCATGCTGATTCGACGACCATTGTCACCCATCGTGTTCCCTATACTTCTCAAGTTATTGAATATACGGAGAATACTCCCGCTCCTGTATGGACGTACGTTCTTGAAGACACAGCCACAGTGATGGGCTACCACTGTCATGCGGCTAAATGTACCTACGGAGGGCGCGAATGGAAAGTATATTACACCAATGACATTCCGTTGCCATACGGTCCGTGGAAACTAAACGGAGTCAAGGGCCTTGTTCTTAAAGCAGAGGATTCCGAGCATAATTTTGTGTTTGAGGCAGAAGGCTTAACGCAAAAAACGCAGCCGATAATCCGTTATGACTGGAACCGTAAAACCATGAATAAAGAAGACTGGAAGCGATTTGAGCGTGAAATGTATCAAAACGCAGGAGCATTTGTCCGCAATACCGGCGCACGGATTATAATTATGGATAATAGTGAGCAAGGTTTCCATCGTCTGAATGAAGATTGGTCACAGTTCTATAACCCATTAGAAAAATAACATGGAAAAAGGCAACTCTATAATCAACAGCACAGGCTAAGCATTAATACTAAAATTTATAACACATTAAAGGAACTCTGAAATAAACAGTTAATCATACAAACAAAAATTCGGTCCTCGGCAGCTTTGTCGGGGACTGTTAATGAATAACCTCAAATGTTTAATTATAATCTTATGAACAAGGTACTCATTGTTGATGCCTCCGAATCAGACCGTCGGCTTATGTCGGGCTTGCTTGTCAAGTCCGGCTATGAGCCGATTGCAGTCGAGACTATGGAGGCAGCAAAGGACGAGGTGGCGAAACTGCCACCGGGCGCAGTGATTGTCGCGGCGATGAAATTCGTCCGTGGCACAGCACAGGAGTTAATCAACTGGCAGAAGACTGAGGGATACGGTTTTCCCGTAGTCGCCATAGTGGACAATCTCAACCCATTGGATATTGCCGATGTGATGAAAGACGGCGGTGCCGTCAACATCATTCAGCGTCCGGCAATGGACAAGCAGCTTGTCGAAACAGTGGGCAGGTATGCAAGACCGGGCAGAACAATGCTGTTACTCCCTGACGAGCTTATACCACGCCAAAGCGAGGCATTTGCCGTGATTGAACGGGCAATAAGAAATATTGCCGCAACGGATGTCAATGCCGTCATTTTCGGCGAATGCGGCTCTGGAAAAGAGCAGATTGCAAAAGAGATTTACAGGCTAAGTTCACGGTCACAAAAGCCTTGCACCGTCATAGAAGCCGGCGGCGCGGCACTTGTCGGCAACCACGACCCTGCAAATTTGCGCAGCGAAGTGCTTAACCGTATGGAAGGGTACTTCAAGAAGGCTGACGGCGGTACGATCATAATCAAGAACGTGCAGTTGCTGACCTTCGAGAAACAATCGGTGCTTCTGCACATACTTGAAAACGAGCATCCGAATGTGAGGGTTATATGCACCGCAGACCCCGAACTGCGCCGTATGGTGTCTGAAAAGACGTTCCGCCCAAATCTGTTCTATATTCTCCGGCAAATTGATATAACAGTGCCGCCATTACGGGAGGTGACCGAAGACATCGTGCCGTTGTCAGACTATTTCCTGACACATTTTGCCCACAGCAAAGGACAGCACAGGAAAAAGCTCGATGCCTCGGCAGTCAAAGCGTTGAAGCTGCACCCGTGGCCCGGCAATGTAAGGGAACTTAAAGATACCGTACTTTATGCCGCCTTCCATTCAAAAACCGATGTAATATC is part of the Duncaniella dubosii genome and encodes:
- a CDS encoding toprim domain-containing protein; amino-acid sequence: MTTQEAKKIHIADYLQSLGYNPVKQQGKSLWYKSPFREETEASFKVNTELNQWYDFGTGKGGNIIALAQELYGSDYVPYLLGKIAEQAPHVRPVSFSFRQQASEPSFQHLEVRELTHPALLRYLQECGINTALAQAECKELHFVHNGKPYFAIGFPNVAGGYEVRNRFFKGCIAPKDISHIRQSGEPREKCLVFEGMTDYLSFLTLRMKNCPTMPNLDRQDYVILNSVSNVSKAIDVLHGYERIHSLLDNDEAGRKAYWELAGEFAGRIRDFSQNYNGYKDLNDYLCGKPLFQSAEPIKQEKQVQSARRMMQPPKKRGLKM
- a CDS encoding sigma-54-dependent transcriptional regulator, with protein sequence MNKVLIVDASESDRRLMSGLLVKSGYEPIAVETMEAAKDEVAKLPPGAVIVAAMKFVRGTAQELINWQKTEGYGFPVVAIVDNLNPLDIADVMKDGGAVNIIQRPAMDKQLVETVGRYARPGRTMLLLPDELIPRQSEAFAVIERAIRNIAATDVNAVIFGECGSGKEQIAKEIYRLSSRSQKPCTVIEAGGAALVGNHDPANLRSEVLNRMEGYFKKADGGTIIIKNVQLLTFEKQSVLLHILENEHPNVRVICTADPELRRMVSEKTFRPNLFYILRQIDITVPPLREVTEDIVPLSDYFLTHFAHSKGQHRKKLDASAVKALKLHPWPGNVRELKDTVLYAAFHSKTDVISAADLNFSQSEPDADDSLVLRKPQKDKEKIIEAYRRSGSWTGAAKLLGISERALIEQRKKHCIGKKGEPEV
- a CDS encoding GLPGLI family protein, with the translated sequence MRMIKKTLLALASLMMLSCVYVSAQVTVTYAMDTPTFTLAHEDTDKAQALDSCYLTITYRFKYKATEKDDSLSQEDLMDLQLGRKYNAFFSRNLRDLDIRNTKELKTTMQFQTVPENYVGFDLLVNHADSTTIVTHRVPYTSQVIEYTENTPAPVWTYVLEDTATVMGYHCHAAKCTYGGREWKVYYTNDIPLPYGPWKLNGVKGLVLKAEDSEHNFVFEAEGLTQKTQPIIRYDWNRKTMNKEDWKRFEREMYQNAGAFVRNTGARIIIMDNSEQGFHRLNEDWSQFYNPLEK